A window of Streptomyces sp. SAI-127 contains these coding sequences:
- a CDS encoding DUF1707 domain-containing protein yields the protein MDLQKPDLQKHAGPAPAVADLRASDADRDRIADILREALGEGRLTADEHAERVEGVLSAKTVGELEVFIRDLPAAHERRAAPAWTPAPDRPTDAIPHDPDDNVVAVLSAAVRKGRWRAGRRIHAYAIFGSVEIDLSEAIFEYRQVVIKAFSLCGSVEVRVPENISLRGTGVGVLGDFQVDTLDSAEQDAPVVYVDGWAVLGSVDARPKRGKLVADILDRVQRAVDRKVDKSLRKHLDR from the coding sequence GTGGACCTTCAGAAGCCCGACCTTCAGAAGCACGCGGGCCCCGCACCCGCGGTGGCCGACCTGCGTGCCTCGGACGCCGACCGCGACCGTATCGCCGACATCCTGCGCGAGGCCCTCGGCGAGGGCCGCCTCACCGCGGACGAGCACGCGGAGCGGGTCGAGGGGGTGCTGAGCGCCAAGACGGTGGGCGAGCTGGAGGTCTTCATACGGGACCTGCCGGCGGCCCACGAGCGCCGTGCCGCCCCGGCCTGGACCCCGGCTCCGGACCGCCCGACCGACGCGATCCCCCACGACCCCGACGACAACGTGGTGGCGGTCCTGAGTGCCGCCGTCCGCAAGGGCCGCTGGCGCGCGGGCCGTCGCATCCACGCCTACGCGATCTTCGGCAGCGTGGAGATCGACCTCAGTGAGGCGATCTTCGAGTACCGCCAGGTCGTGATCAAGGCGTTCTCGCTGTGCGGCAGCGTCGAGGTGCGCGTCCCCGAGAACATCTCGCTGCGCGGCACGGGAGTCGGTGTCCTCGGCGACTTCCAGGTGGACACGCTCGACTCGGCCGAGCAGGACGCGCCCGTGGTGTACGTCGACGGCTGGGCAGTCCTGGGCAGTGTCGACGCCAGGCCGAAGCGGGGCAAGCTCGTCGCGGACATCCTCGACCGGGTTCAGCGCGCGGTCGATCGCAAGGTCGACAAGAGTTTGCGCAAACACCTGGATCGTTGA
- a CDS encoding epoxide hydrolase family protein: MPRLTSDVQPFEARATDADLDDLRARLAAARLPEAETVHRAAPDPRRWEQGVPLADLVDVVNYWRTGYNWRSFEERLDRIGQFRTKIDDLGIHFLHRRSARADATPLILTHGWPGSIAEFIDVVDELADPKDADAPAFHVVVPSLPGFGYSDKPATTGWGTERIAAAWVELMGRLGYGRFAAHGGDWGGNITTVLGGRFPEHVLGIHTLFAEAPPGLTTDGLTAVEREWTEETRDFWRHRAAYAKQQATRPQTIGYSLVDSPVGLLAWILDKFAEWSDTEDSPFEAMSIDRVLDDVTLYWLTRTGASAARIYYESHNSLDPELRVDVPSAITMYPRDIEKSPRPWAQERYRQIVRWRSPEAGGHFPSLEVPDYFVKDLQEGLTAVLTAHR, encoded by the coding sequence ATGCCCCGTCTGACCAGCGACGTACAGCCCTTTGAAGCCCGCGCGACTGACGCCGACCTCGACGATCTGCGCGCGCGGCTGGCCGCGGCGCGACTGCCGGAGGCCGAGACGGTCCATCGCGCCGCGCCCGACCCTCGCCGATGGGAACAGGGCGTTCCGCTCGCCGACCTCGTCGATGTCGTGAACTACTGGCGCACCGGCTACAACTGGCGGTCGTTCGAAGAGCGCCTGGACCGTATCGGCCAGTTCCGCACGAAGATTGACGATCTGGGAATCCACTTCCTGCACCGCCGATCGGCGCGCGCAGATGCCACTCCACTGATCCTGACGCACGGCTGGCCGGGCAGCATTGCCGAGTTCATCGACGTGGTGGACGAGCTGGCAGATCCGAAAGACGCAGACGCGCCGGCTTTCCATGTCGTGGTCCCGTCGCTGCCAGGTTTTGGTTACAGCGACAAGCCGGCCACCACCGGGTGGGGAACCGAAAGGATCGCGGCCGCGTGGGTGGAACTGATGGGAAGGCTCGGCTACGGCAGGTTCGCAGCCCACGGCGGCGATTGGGGAGGCAATATCACCACGGTGCTCGGCGGCAGGTTCCCGGAGCACGTTCTCGGCATCCACACATTGTTCGCGGAGGCGCCGCCCGGGTTGACGACGGACGGGCTGACGGCGGTCGAACGCGAGTGGACCGAGGAGACCCGCGATTTCTGGCGCCACCGCGCGGCGTACGCGAAGCAGCAGGCGACCCGGCCGCAGACCATCGGCTACTCGCTCGTCGACTCACCGGTCGGGCTTCTCGCCTGGATCCTCGACAAGTTCGCCGAGTGGTCGGACACCGAGGACAGCCCCTTCGAGGCGATGTCCATCGACCGCGTTCTTGACGACGTCACCCTGTACTGGCTGACGCGGACCGGCGCATCGGCTGCCCGCATCTACTACGAAAGCCACAACTCGCTGGACCCGGAACTCCGGGTCGACGTCCCGTCGGCCATCACCATGTATCCCCGCGACATCGAGAAGTCCCCACGCCCCTGGGCACAGGAGCGGTACCGACAGATCGTCCGATGGAGGTCACCCGAAGCCGGGGGCCACTTCCCGTCGCTGGAGGTCCCCGACTATTTCGTCAAGGACCTGCAAGAGGGCCTCACGGCAGTGCTGACCGCCCATCGGTGA
- a CDS encoding fumarate hydratase: MPEFAYTDLLPMGEDTTPYRLVTSEGVSTFEADGRTFLKVEPEALRKLATEAIHDIQHYLRPAHLAQLRRIIDDPEASSNDKFVALDLLKNANIAAAGVLPMCQDTGTAIVMGKRGQNVLTAGGDEAALSAGIYDAYLNLNLRYSQMAPLTMWDEKNTGSNLPAQIELYATDGGAYKFLFMAKGGGSANKSFLYQETKAVLNEASMMKFLEEKIRSLGTAACPPYHLAIVVGGTSAEYALKTAKYASAHYLDEIPAEGSELGHGFRDKELEEKVFELTQKIGIGAQFGGKYFCHDVRVVRLPRHGASCPVAIAVSCSADRQAVAKITAEGVFLEQLETDPARFLPETTDEHLESDGDVVKIDLNQPMDDILAELTKYPVKTRLSLTGPLVVARDIAHAKIKERLDAGEEMPQYLKDHPVYYAGPAKTPEGYASGSFGPTTAGRMDSYVEQFQAAGGSKVMLAKGNRSKQVTDACGSHGGFYLGSIGGPAARLAQDCIKKVEVVEYEELGMEAVWKIEVEDFPAFIVVDDKGNDFFTSPEPEQPTFTSIPVRGPGLG, translated from the coding sequence ATGCCTGAGTTCGCATATACCGATCTGCTCCCCATGGGAGAGGACACCACCCCCTACCGGCTGGTGACCTCCGAGGGTGTCTCCACCTTCGAGGCCGACGGGCGGACCTTCCTCAAGGTGGAGCCGGAGGCGCTGCGCAAGCTCGCCACGGAGGCCATCCACGACATCCAGCACTACCTGCGGCCCGCGCACCTGGCCCAGCTGCGGCGGATCATCGACGACCCCGAGGCGTCGAGCAACGACAAGTTCGTGGCGCTGGACCTGCTGAAGAACGCGAACATCGCGGCGGCGGGCGTCCTCCCGATGTGCCAGGACACCGGCACCGCGATCGTCATGGGCAAGCGCGGCCAGAACGTACTGACGGCGGGCGGTGACGAGGCGGCGCTGTCGGCGGGCATCTACGACGCGTACCTGAACCTCAACCTGCGCTACTCGCAGATGGCCCCGCTGACCATGTGGGACGAGAAGAACACCGGTTCCAACCTCCCCGCGCAGATCGAGCTGTACGCCACCGACGGCGGCGCGTACAAGTTCCTGTTCATGGCGAAGGGCGGCGGTTCGGCCAACAAGTCGTTCCTCTACCAGGAGACGAAGGCCGTCCTGAACGAGGCCTCCATGATGAAGTTCCTGGAGGAGAAGATCCGTTCGCTGGGTACGGCCGCCTGTCCGCCGTACCACCTGGCGATCGTCGTCGGCGGTACGTCGGCCGAGTACGCGCTGAAGACCGCGAAGTACGCCTCCGCGCACTACCTGGACGAGATTCCGGCCGAGGGCTCGGAACTCGGGCACGGTTTCCGGGACAAGGAGCTGGAGGAGAAGGTCTTCGAGCTGACGCAGAAGATCGGGATCGGGGCGCAGTTCGGCGGGAAGTACTTCTGCCACGACGTCCGCGTGGTCCGCCTCCCCCGCCACGGCGCGTCCTGCCCGGTCGCCATCGCCGTGTCCTGCTCGGCCGACCGCCAGGCCGTCGCGAAGATCACCGCGGAGGGGGTGTTCCTGGAGCAGCTGGAGACGGACCCGGCGCGGTTCCTGCCCGAGACGACGGACGAGCACCTCGAGTCCGACGGTGACGTCGTCAAGATCGACCTCAACCAGCCGATGGACGACATCCTCGCGGAGCTCACCAAGTACCCGGTGAAGACGCGGCTTTCGCTGACCGGTCCGCTCGTGGTCGCGCGTGACATCGCGCACGCCAAGATCAAGGAGCGTCTTGACGCGGGCGAGGAGATGCCGCAGTACCTGAAGGACCACCCGGTGTACTACGCGGGCCCGGCGAAGACGCCCGAGGGCTACGCGTCCGGTTCCTTCGGCCCGACGACGGCCGGCCGTATGGACTCCTACGTCGAGCAGTTCCAGGCGGCGGGCGGATCCAAGGTGATGCTGGCCAAGGGCAACCGCAGCAAGCAGGTCACCGACGCGTGCGGTTCGCACGGCGGCTTCTACCTCGGCTCCATCGGCGGCCCGGCCGCCCGGCTCGCCCAGGACTGCATCAAGAAGGTCGAGGTCGTCGAGTACGAGGAGCTCGGCATGGAGGCTGTCTGGAAGATCGAGGTCGAGGACTTCCCGGCGTTCATCGTCGTCGACGACAAGGGCAACGACTTCTTCACCTCACCGGAACCCGAGCAGCCGACGTTCACCAGCATCCCGGTGCGGGGTCCTGGCCTGGGCTGA